The DNA segment TACAGACTATATgttccagacacagaacaatacatGACCCCATAACATCAAAGAAGTGCAGACCTCCAAACACAAGGGGTATTCACCATCTTGCCCTACGTTCTAAAACTGTATGTCTCTtcagaacagacacacagcaatgGTGAGGATGGAGTTGTGAACTAGTCATCACAACCTGTTTCCTCTCTATTCCTCAACGGAGGATGGAAGCATcattaaagaaaagtaaagcatatataatatgtatatgttACAACCCAGTTTTTGTCGAGGAGGAAGGGAAGCAACACAGCGCAGATGGTGTCAGCAACGCAGCCTTTTATTGTTAAAGTACAACAAATGATTTGCATTAACAACAGTGAACAGTGAACAAAAGTGCTACCATGATTGTTGTCTATGTCACTGCTTACTGTGAAGTGTAAGAACAGTAAAAAGAATTAAGGAATTGATTAATTTATATAGGCCTTAATTAGTCTTGTTATTATCTTCTTCCATGTTGTGGCTGACTCATAGTCTGATCTCAGAATAGTGGTCTGTCTCATAAAGgatctgatgttttctgtttgcattcattttgtAATTTACTGCCCacctgtggcagcagcaggttaTTGTCCCTGGAAGCTAGTTTTGACATCCAGCCACTTATCAGACCAGTAgcctttatatacagtagaGTACTATAAAAGCAACAGCTATTAACTGAACCAAACCTAATAATATGtcttattaaaatgttatttgttttactttgggAAAGTTAATCTTAAATATATTACTacatttaatctaaaaaaaaagatcaatattttcaaatgaaaacctgTAGTGAATGCAACCAAGCATAGTGTATGTATCATTGAacaaaaatactgaaaaatcGGTTGAGTTCTGAACATTTTCATTGTGGATTGACCTACTGCACAAGATTTGACCGTGAGGTACAACAGCAAACAAGATGTGGTCTGGTTAGAATTGAGAATATGTGTTATTCTATTTAGGCAGTATAATTAAAGCAAAATGTCTGACAAATCCTTTGTTTTAAATAGAGACTTACTGGAGATCAGCCACCACTGAGCATTACTCAAtcaacaaggtgtgtgtgtgtcctgtatctttgtgaggaccattttaatCATAGACCcaacagagtgaggacatttttggaaagtgaggacattttgaccagtcctcactttttcaaagggctgtttgaaggttaagatttggttttagggttagggttagggttaggtttagattagggttaggcatttagtttggatggttaagggtagggtaaggggctagggaatgtatttGGTCAATGAGTctcctcactaagatagaagtacaaacgtgtgttagtgtgtgtgtgcgagaggcATATGAGAGGGGGATTCAATCTATCAAAacttatgtatatttatatccTATTATATTATATGGTTATGTTTGACAACTCTCTGTTACCCCCATCCACCAACCCCCTGTAAAGTCAGCCCCTGGTCACAGTAACTTGTAGCTTTTAGTTCCTTGTAAACCTTTTGGTGATTTATCTTTAAGTTTTTCGCATATTACATTGACTTAACACTTGTTTCTGATCGGCCTGAGacgctgatgatgatgagagtTTTATTCCGCCTCCATCTGTGTCAACAAGCTCCGCAGTTTGTCCAATATCACTGTAGAAGAAAAAGATCATCACAgtgttattactattattttagATGCTTTCTAACAGTGTAAGCTGTTTTTTGTGAGGGTTTTAAATTATGTTACTTTCATCCCCACAAACACCAAATGTCTCAAATCATTATCTGAAACCTACTTCACTCCTATCTAAATACCTGCCAACCTCATGACGGCAGTACATGAGGTGAGGACAGTGACTAATTTACCTCCTGCAGATGGTCTCTGGAAGCTATCATAGTCCCGGCAGGCGTTGATCAGCTGTACCAGTGCGTCAGGACAGTCGTCAGGAAGAGGTTCTTTAAATTTCTCTTCGTACACTTTCTGATAGATTTCCTTTGTTGAACATCCTGCAAGAAGCAAGACCacaagtgagtgtgtgagtgagcgagCCATTGATTGAGTGAGTGAGATGCCAAATTCATGTTTGGTATCAGAAAATAAACTCACAGTACAATCTTCAGTTTCACGTACCCATACACACTCCTAGGTTATAGGTATACATGTACTAAGTTATTATCTAGCCTTGTTTATTTAGTAGAATTCAAGCTCTATCAGTTTATTCTGTTTTCTCTATTGATTTTTTTGTCGGCTGCAAACAGGCTACACATAAATGACCCACAATGCATTTATTCTCTTTATGCGACAAGCAGTCAGGCTTTACACCTGCTTGTACCACTGTAATTGCTGCAGTTACTGTTACAACGTGACATTGTTAACTCGCCTGACAAAAGCAGCACTGTGCTGCCATTTTGgatcctttcttcttctgtccaaTGCTTTCTTTCTCTTGACGGCAACATTTTGGTAAATGATCTGCTTTCTGTGGGTTTTGGTTCAACTCATATCTGTCTGATGGTTTCAATTGTAGATGTCAAATCAAATACCTAAATAATTGATAAAGATCCCTCAAGGCTCATTATTAGCACTACTGCTATTTACTCATAAATTATATCTATTTCCAACTCAGCGCTTTAACAACCATTTCCAGCAGGCTGGACTACATTTCTAACAATCTGATTGGAGTTTGCAACGCGAGCCTCTCTAGTCACATCTTTGAAGAGTTCCCACTTGGCCATCGGCGACTGCTGATTAAGCATTAATCTTGAACTTTTGTGAACTGACTGACCATTTGGGCTGAAAAACATTTAGTGAGACCTAGGCTCTAACTAACTATATGACTGTTAATCTGCATGTTATCTaaactaacaaataaataacacttaACATGACAGCAACATATATAATATTGCAGTAGCACACTGAGGAACTTTATATCTATATTGATGACAATGCACTGTGGAGACATAATTTACATGAtttacacaatcacacactccAATTCTTCCTAAAAGCTACAATCCACTTTCAAATTTCAAAGTGGGATTTGACTTTTGTGTAATTAAAGTCTTGGAGTGGTGAAGGGTGGTTTATAGAAATGTAACACTAAGAATTATTTGTTTGTATCTGAAGCTCATCTTGCTGACTGGTCTGCAGCTTCAGTGACAACAAGTGACTATCAAACAGAATACAATGATAtcttgcacaaaaaaaaacttgacaCTGTAGATCTTAACAGGAAACAAGTTGCTGGCAGATAATTGGATGCTATTGtaataaacacagtgaaaaagGAATCAAACTTATTCAACTTTTAGCAGCTGACTTTCTTAACTAAAGGAAGTGAATATCTGAGTTGCAAAACTACATTTAGGGTCAGAGTGGGATATCGATGGCTaatccacacatacacaccttcAAAAGGTTTCCTGCGAGTTGCAATTTCCCACAGGACGATACCAAAGCTGAAAGACAACATTCTCCATGAATTGAGTTGTTTATCAATGGTTCATTGACAGTATGAGGCAGGGGTAATACTGAGCAGCTGCCTGTATGAACACAATCAGTAGCACCTCCTAGTAAATTAACCACAATAAAGTTGCAATTGATGGCTTAATTAGCGGTTTATAAATCATCTTAAACTAAGACTTAGCATAATCTATAAATCTGAAGACAGTTTGGGTTGCAAGGTTAGTGTTTATCCTCTGGCAGGACAACTTTCCTTTTTTaacccttttatttatttgaccatAAAACCTTCTGGAAAACACCTGCGGTGACATGTGGACCAAAGGTGCTTTAGTAGCAGAAACTTATTTGAATACTTAGATAACTGGAGACTTtgaatgatataaaaaaaaaagtccctttACCAATTACCTAAAAAGTGCTCCTTGTACGTCCCGAGTGACAAGGTATCGGGATGACTGGTTGGGGCTAGCTGTTTAGCAAGCTAGCTTCAATAGAAGCAAAGACATGGTTGAAGCAGAAGCAAAATAACACTGACATTACTTTGCACCACTTTGAACTGTAAATCTTTCTGCTAGATTTGTATCTAAAGAGCTGTTATTGCTAGTATTAGCTAGCACGAGCAAACATACTAacatatagcacctttaatTACTTTTTGGTAATAAAAATGCCTGAATGCGAGAAAGTTACAATCCTGAATTTAGGATTTATTAACATATGGAACTGTTAATGAATGATTAATTTCAGAGTAAATATCAATGAGCATTTACACACCAGCTTTGTTCAGATTGGATATGCTTGTAGATTTAACAATGCAGTTGAAGAAAATGTTGCCTCATAATgtgttgaattgtttttaaaatatgtagGGTGAATTCGGGTGATCTGGGACATTTGTTTCAATTTTGTCTTCTGCGACTTATTCcgatatctgttttacacattagatcaatatattacacatttctgtaatccttaagatgttttcttaccacaccagaagaaagaatggagatatcaTAGATGAGACATGACACAGCTTTCAGTGTTCTTTGtgccaaaagaaagaaagatctGCCTGAATTTGACAGGTCACTTTGGAATCTGGAACACTTGTATTAGGGTTTTAAAAGAACCTAAATCACCTTGCCAAGCATGCCAAGCTCAACATTaccaatataaaaaaaaagcattatgcaaaaaggacagaaagctgaataagaaaatgtatattattcaaagaaatgtcattaattcatATTGACATAcaagtcatttgttttcataaagagCCCTTAACATTAACATCTTAAATTAAGAaactttaatattcatttaaaacaataacaataacagattATTTATTCAGTAATTTGCCTTCTATTCAGGGAACAAACAGGTGAGAGACCATCAGCATTGATCAGcccattgtcttctccacatgtttcGTAACAACAATGGCTGCCGACCACACAGACCTCTTCTTTTGGATCATCTTTTTCCTGGAGAGTTAACTTATTATGTGCTGGTTAGCTAACCAGACAATCAGTTTAAATAGATAGGGACCGACTGCatttaccattaactcctgtctgacaaGTGAAGATCATATGCTACATCTCTTTAGTTTATCTGTATTTACTTCAGGAAGTCACTAAATGTATATTTCCCCCATTGTGAGAACTTCAATGTCCCAGATTATCCAAAGCATACTGTCCCACTTTATCAATCATGATTGATAAAGTGGGACAGCTAAcaaatgtttggaaaaaaaattactttctACAACTCAGTGCGTTTGttgaatacatcacaaacataatttgataACATTTAggaacattatttatttataaaagattGATATCCTTAACATTAATCTTCTCAGAATCCTGACATTGACACTGTCATGCAATTCCAAGGGAGAGCTTCTGAGTGACACTTGCCCCGCCCGTCTCTGTGACATCAACctcatgaagtcatgtgattttaGTCACATGATATCCATGCTAACCTATAGTTAAAGTCCTATTGACTAGATTTTGTTCGAACAGGATATAAACAGACTGAAGTTTAGATGTCCCAGATTACCTGAATTCACCCCTatgataaaacagaaaatatttgtacCACCCTTGGATATCCCTCTGTCACCACTGTTATTAAGCCTATGTGCTGAAGGTGTAACGCAGCGGTTGGTTAATCTGTGGGTGGTTTCTGACCTGTACATCTCACACTCTTTGTTGTAGTCGTGGTTGATGTCTTTGAGCGTCTGAGGAGAAGAGTAACACAGGGACCCGATCTCGCTCTTTTTGTCCTTTGTTGGCTTTCTCAGTGACGTCTCTGTTTTTGCCAGTTCAAAACCTCCCAGctgaaaaacaatcaaattaaataaaatatcaagatATTATTCACTGGCCTCAACACCTCAACTGCCACAATTCAGATGGATTGAAGCCAAACCGGCATACTCTGCTTTCACTACCTTGACCCTGTAGCCTTCAGCCACCATGAACTTGCTGCTGTTGATACATCCATGAACCTTacttttttcttcagtttggtGCAATcttaaaagagaaagaaatactCAAATAATTGTATCACAATGATGAACTTAAAATTATGGaaggttgtatttgttttctaagTCCACAAATAATTCTCAccaactctgcagctctgtctggGGCGTCTttcctcattgttttggttgaaTGGCACATATATTCAGTCAGCAGCTGTTTAGGCTGACTGCTCAGTCAGCCAATTTACAATGATCtattttaatatcaaacaatgttttctcatgtttctcCGTTTGACCATTTGTCAAAGAACACGCTATACATTTTTGGTGTGACTAGCGCCTCCATGTGGCCTTTTAAAGATCCCTTTACCTTGGGTTGTTGAAACTTTATTCTGTTTGGTAGAGATAATATTAGGATTAACACAAAAACTTGTCAAATTCTTCAATTGACCTATTTTAGATAATAatgtcttattattatttaagacaatacaatcattttaatttagacAATACAAATTTATGAGTGAATCACTGAGCAGATATCCTTTATGTCACTATGAAATAATGCGATAAAGTACAAACTGTATCATGTCAGTGATTCAATCAACTGAATTAGAGAAAATTGATTTTCAAGATCATTTCGTATTTCACAATATTAATCAATATCATGTTGGAAGATTAAATAAACCTTGACAGATGATTTTATCCTAATGCCAATTTTAAAGGGCACATattcaaaaccaaacaaaatggCATTTTGCTTTTTAAACTCACCTGCTCAAAtaaatatcccccccccccccccacccccccaccctgctTATTTCTCTGTTCAATATTTCCTTGCACACCTTGCACATACAAATTTGtcagtaaataaaacacaaaaggaaTACGTTTACTGACCGGTAGAGTCCTTGTGCTGCGTCCAGACACATACGAACTTTTCTGGTCCAGGACAGTTTAGAGCCAGAATCCAGAACCTGTCGGAGACTCCCCTTCTCACAGTACTCCATGACAATCAGGAACTGAGGGCTGGGTCCTAGGCGAATATACACATTGTTTGAATTCTAAAGGTTTAATTTGAATGGATCGTTTGTGATTTTCATCCTCACTCCTACTCACCGTCCTCATCCTGGACACAGATGCCAAACATTCGCAGGATGTTGGGCGACTCAAAACGTCTCATGGTTTCAACTTCCTTCTTGAAAACAGACTGTACCTCCCTACATTTTAGAGAAAATGTTTAGATTGATACAATACAACAGGCTATGGTAAAACTCATGCAGGACTGAGTTTTCTGGCCAACCGACCATCATTAACTCCTTTAATTAGTTCATTTCTAATTAACTTCTTATTGCTTGATGGTCAGTTGCATCCAAAGATACAGTGTCATTTGTATAAAAATCCTTCTTATTCCCACAGAGATGTCgcaaaacagaacaaaagtaaacaaaagaaGGAATTTTGCACAGAAAAGACTGTAACATTGGAGTCAACTGCCACTTCATACAAGATTCAGATAAACTCTGAggaacatttttgtattttgtggaTGTTGATCATCATCCCTTACATTGTAAATGCATGAAGTAGGGATTGCTAAAGGCCCAATATAGAAGAAATGATTACCTGACACATGTTTTAATACAGACTAATTGTCAACCTATACCCTTTAATATCCTCTGACTCATGGTCATCAATATACTGGTGTTAATCACACACTGATTTCATCTACCTGAAGTGCTGAAATTATATTTCTCCAGGACTGTGTTGTTTCGGGGGACAGTAGTCGTGTTTCTATATAATTTTCAAGTACATTagttcaacaaaaaaatgtttattaggTGGGGTAGAAATTTGAGAGCTTAACATTGTTTGCAGTTTGCAACACCTTCCATAATTAGACCCACCAACAACCAAAAACCCTGGTGAGGAGTGAACCCTCTTGCAGTTTGccttttaattgattta comes from the Hippoglossus hippoglossus isolate fHipHip1 chromosome 6, fHipHip1.pri, whole genome shotgun sequence genome and includes:
- the LOC117762790 gene encoding mixed lineage kinase domain-like protein — translated: MDFIDPILSIASEIYTLVETVKANKKRCHRVSHRVKALEELVRSIKKRDTVQAAADVGKALEELSITLKSAQQLIQKYTLANLMERILKSSSHGDEFNSVNERLNDAFQWLSGALQVEQGNAVYRVFELTSRVKADEVDGKEDDAELKKLLLEYMKNQEDKMDAMRRDVGKIVELLNKPSKTDVEIRMIKPEELEYHFPKRPFMETLTSELYKGQYNGFTVVIKRYTDPVKASPREVQSVFKKEVETMRRFESPNILRMFGICVQDEDGPSPQFLIVMEYCEKGSLRQVLDSGSKLSWTRKVRMCLDAAQGLYRLHQTEEKSKVHGCINSSKFMVAEGYRVKLGGFELAKTETSLRKPTKDKKSEIGSLCYSSPQTLKDINHDYNKECEMYSFGIVLWEIATRRKPFEGCSTKEIYQKVYEEKFKEPLPDDCPDALVQLINACRDYDSFQRPSAGVILDKLRSLLTQMEAE